The following coding sequences are from one Campylobacter sp. RM16187 window:
- a CDS encoding riboflavin synthase, translated as MFNGLIREIGEVVSYSQNKLRLKAKHRPNLGDSIAVNGACLSVIELFNDGFSVELSAETRAVIATENLKGRVHMEPAMRLSDRVDGHLVQGHIDALGEISKIVRYENGVDFYINLPRDIMHLMANKGSICVDGVSLTINEVTPNGVRLTIIPITFRESLFSEFKVGRRVNIESDLLARYVAHQLGFKKQMSWEEIDHIASLY; from the coding sequence ATGTTTAACGGACTTATTCGCGAGATAGGCGAGGTTGTTAGCTACTCACAAAACAAGCTTAGACTAAAGGCAAAACATAGACCAAATTTAGGCGACAGTATCGCGGTAAACGGCGCTTGCTTAAGCGTGATAGAGCTTTTTAACGACGGATTTAGCGTTGAGCTAAGCGCGGAAACCAGAGCGGTTATAGCGACTGAAAATTTAAAAGGGCGGGTTCATATGGAGCCTGCCATGAGGCTTAGCGATAGGGTTGACGGGCATTTGGTGCAAGGACATATCGACGCGCTTGGTGAAATTTCAAAGATAGTTAGATATGAAAACGGAGTTGATTTTTATATAAATTTGCCGAGAGATATCATGCACTTGATGGCAAATAAGGGCAGTATCTGTGTGGATGGAGTAAGCCTTACGATAAATGAAGTTACACCAAACGGAGTGCGCCTAACGATCATTCCAATAACGTTTCGCGAGAGCCTTTTTAGCGAGTTTAAAGTGGGCCGAAGAGTAAATATCGAAAGCGATCTTTTAGCGCGCTACGTGGCTCACCAGCTTGGATTTAAAAAGCAGATGAGCTGGGAAGAGATAGATCATATCGCAAGTCTTTACTAG
- a CDS encoding dihydroneopterin aldolase encodes MEFLTLVIITICMYLLMFKPEREKLAFGMFGAATFILVGMWFVTTFGSIFGNGNY; translated from the coding sequence GTGGAGTTTTTAACACTTGTTATTATTACTATTTGCATGTATCTGCTGATGTTTAAGCCTGAGCGAGAGAAGCTTGCTTTTGGAATGTTTGGGGCGGCTACTTTTATCCTTGTAGGAATGTGGTTTGTTACCACCTTTGGCTCCATCTTTGGCAACGGAAACTACTAG
- the pstC gene encoding phosphate ABC transporter permease subunit PstC — MAFLFVSSLITILATLMILGSIIFEALKFFEKESVFGFFFSSTWAPHDAFLDKKAHFGSVGLFFGTFYISLIAILTAIPFGLFSALYLSEYASRRARRFLKPILEILAGVPSVVYGFFAAIFVAPLIVKIASNFGINASYNNALSAGLIMGVMIIPMISSLCDDAISLVSKRLKEGALSLGLTKEESICFVVLPSAMPGIIGACLLGLSRALGETMIVVMAASLRVNLSLNPLEDMTTVTVKIVEVLSGDQEFDNSLTLSAFALGITLFVLTFIINLIAVLISRNFQRKYKISNL; from the coding sequence ATCGCATTTTTATTTGTATCATCGCTCATTACGATACTAGCGACACTTATGATACTTGGCTCAATCATCTTTGAAGCACTTAAATTTTTTGAAAAAGAGAGCGTTTTTGGCTTCTTTTTTAGCTCTACTTGGGCACCGCATGATGCGTTTTTGGATAAAAAGGCTCACTTTGGATCGGTTGGGCTATTTTTCGGAACATTTTATATAAGTCTAATTGCGATTTTAACGGCAATTCCATTTGGGCTATTTAGCGCTCTTTATCTAAGCGAATATGCAAGCAGACGAGCCAGAAGATTTTTAAAGCCGATTTTGGAAATTTTAGCGGGGGTTCCGAGTGTGGTTTATGGATTTTTCGCGGCTATATTTGTGGCTCCTTTAATCGTAAAAATAGCTTCAAATTTCGGTATAAACGCATCTTACAACAACGCTTTAAGCGCGGGACTTATCATGGGAGTAATGATCATACCGATGATCTCAAGCCTTTGTGATGACGCGATATCGCTTGTGTCAAAGCGACTAAAAGAGGGGGCTTTAAGCCTTGGGCTAACAAAAGAAGAGAGCATTTGCTTTGTCGTGCTTCCTTCTGCGATGCCGGGCATCATAGGAGCGTGTCTTTTAGGGCTTTCAAGAGCCTTGGGTGAAACGATGATAGTCGTAATGGCGGCAAGTTTGAGGGTAAATTTAAGCCTAAATCCGCTTGAAGATATGACTACGGTTACAGTTAAAATAGTAGAGGTTTTAAGCGGGGATCAGGAGTTTGATAACTCGCTTACATTAAGCGCATTTGCTCTTGGTATTACGCTATTTGTGCTAACTTTTATCATAAATTTAATAGCCGTTTTAATTTCAAGAAATTTCCAAAGAAAATATAAAATTTCAAATCTTTAA
- a CDS encoding disulfide bond formation protein B gives MNSCLNEKNFNLVMATAIMLILVIPVGIANVWLGYVVRESPCALCWWERMGMILVGLLGFFILRYGPRLKYVMSVFLIAAFGIHMGLRHLGNFVQLDVDMGLGAEIMGIRTYTWAAIVYWAVVIVMSLFLMFIKRSEELNADFTGQRSVIKPFSKFGKIVFYVSFALVISNGIQAFFTNGIPPYGGKAPNDRMSLNLPMISKTWETYIWDRLKSFSIKKDYPEKPYIHGIFNTKKFNENFASGAFEEAKKLQILSVKEIGIKMNKGKMIAAVSYDNKNEEFAFTSHYGGSYFTKDLNTASKFAVVDYQNSWNLGHTTATAFTGENLLVIGQNKTAYGLRKLEKPMDEVIQYRTFLETSGDYGSFFEKNVDRYTKDGRPFLTTIRAKQAYALAFGADEKFMYTVSAANRVVKNVVVSKFLISERKMSSEAYIKPSKDLKLKEKRNLKDYYVVGAAVDGDRILAYSREYSTLLSIDKNSFEVKDVYEMPLMKEPHSLAVSKDKLYVLGFEHGKNLLYEIEKPF, from the coding sequence ATGAATAGTTGTCTAAACGAAAAGAATTTCAATCTAGTAATGGCTACGGCGATCATGCTTATTTTGGTTATTCCTGTCGGAATAGCTAATGTTTGGCTCGGATATGTCGTAAGAGAAAGCCCTTGCGCGCTTTGTTGGTGGGAGCGTATGGGTATGATTTTAGTCGGACTTCTTGGCTTTTTTATCCTTAGATACGGACCTAGACTAAAATACGTTATGTCCGTGTTTTTGATAGCAGCCTTTGGTATTCATATGGGTCTAAGGCATCTTGGAAATTTCGTTCAGCTTGATGTGGATATGGGGCTTGGAGCTGAAATTATGGGTATTAGAACCTATACTTGGGCTGCTATAGTTTATTGGGCGGTAGTTATAGTTATGTCGCTTTTTTTAATGTTTATAAAAAGAAGCGAAGAACTAAATGCCGATTTTACAGGGCAAAGAAGCGTTATTAAGCCTTTTAGCAAATTTGGCAAAATTGTATTTTACGTCTCTTTTGCTCTTGTTATTTCAAACGGCATTCAAGCGTTTTTTACCAACGGAATTCCTCCATACGGAGGCAAAGCGCCAAACGATAGAATGAGTCTGAATTTGCCTATGATAAGCAAGACTTGGGAGACTTACATTTGGGATAGATTAAAGAGCTTTAGTATAAAAAAGGATTATCCTGAAAAGCCTTATATACACGGTATTTTTAATACTAAGAAATTTAACGAAAACTTTGCAAGCGGAGCTTTTGAAGAAGCTAAAAAGCTTCAAATTTTATCCGTTAAAGAGATTGGTATTAAGATGAATAAAGGCAAGATGATAGCCGCCGTATCTTACGATAATAAAAATGAAGAATTCGCCTTTACTTCGCACTATGGCGGAAGTTATTTTACAAAAGATCTAAATACGGCTAGCAAATTTGCGGTAGTTGATTATCAAAATAGCTGGAATTTAGGACACACTACCGCAACTGCATTTACCGGCGAAAATTTGTTAGTAATCGGGCAAAACAAGACGGCTTACGGTTTAAGAAAGCTTGAAAAGCCTATGGATGAAGTTATTCAGTATAGAACGTTTTTAGAGACAAGCGGAGATTACGGAAGCTTTTTTGAAAAGAATGTGGATAGATATACCAAAGACGGAAGACCTTTTTTAACTACTATAAGAGCTAAGCAGGCTTACGCTTTAGCCTTTGGGGCCGATGAGAAATTTATGTATACAGTAAGTGCCGCAAATAGAGTTGTTAAAAATGTCGTTGTCAGCAAATTTCTTATAAGCGAAAGAAAGATGAGCTCTGAAGCTTATATCAAACCTTCTAAGGATTTAAAGCTTAAAGAAAAAAGAAATTTAAAAGACTATTACGTTGTGGGTGCTGCTGTTGATGGCGATAGAATTCTAGCTTATAGTAGAGAGTATAGCACACTTTTAAGTATCGATAAAAACAGCTTTGAGGTTAAAGATGTGTATGAGATGCCGCTTATGAAAGAGCCTCATTCACTTGCAGTAAGTAAAGATAAACTATATGTGCTTGGTTTTGAACACGGAAAGAATTTATTATATGAAATAGAAAAGCCGTTTTGA
- the pstB gene encoding phosphate ABC transporter ATP-binding protein PstB, translating to MKAKSKNLNLFYGEKQALRNINMDIYNKKITALIGPSGCGKSTFLRCFNRMNDLIENVKITGEVTVDGHDIYSKNADEIEVRKRIGMVFQQPNPFLKSIYENISYAPLVHKMVKKGSECDELVVYSLKKAGLFEEVKDKLKSPATSLSGGQQQRLCIARTIAIKPELILMDEPTSALDPISTKTIEKLMVDLSEDFSIVVVTHNMQQAMRIADFTGFFHLGDLVEFGETKQIFHDPKEKKTKQYIHGKFG from the coding sequence ATAAAAGCAAAAAGCAAAAATTTAAACCTCTTTTACGGAGAAAAACAAGCTCTTAGAAACATAAATATGGATATTTATAATAAAAAAATCACCGCACTTATCGGACCTTCGGGATGCGGTAAATCGACATTTCTAAGGTGTTTTAACAGGATGAATGATTTAATAGAAAACGTTAAGATAACAGGAGAAGTTACCGTAGACGGTCATGATATATACTCAAAAAACGCCGATGAGATAGAGGTCAGAAAACGTATAGGAATGGTGTTTCAGCAGCCAAATCCGTTTTTAAAAAGCATATATGAAAACATCTCATACGCTCCGCTCGTGCATAAGATGGTAAAAAAGGGTAGCGAGTGCGATGAGCTGGTAGTTTATAGCCTAAAAAAAGCAGGACTGTTTGAAGAGGTCAAAGATAAGCTAAAAAGTCCCGCAACTTCGCTTAGCGGCGGTCAGCAGCAGCGCCTTTGTATAGCGCGAACCATAGCCATTAAGCCAGAGCTTATCTTGATGGATGAGCCAACAAGCGCGCTTGATCCGATATCGACAAAGACGATAGAAAAGCTTATGGTTGATCTGAGTGAAGATTTTAGCATAGTTGTCGTTACTCACAACATGCAACAAGCCATGAGAATAGCTGATTTTACGGGATTTTTCCATCTTGGAGATTTGGTTGAATTCGGCGAAACAAAGCAAATTTTTCATGACCCAAAAGAGAAAAAAACTAAGCAATACATCCACGGCAAATTCGGTTGA
- a CDS encoding response regulator transcription factor, giving the protein MELNLVLEILKSKSVLYAEDEPSVANEVIVLLNMFFKEVFYAKNGKEVLEIYKEKAPDILLLDVSMPVLDGLEALKAIRKNDKDTVAVMLTAFDDKSTLLRAVELNITKFLVKPFNKQNFISMLESCAKKFSPKDIKIDEIHTLSLENMTIQSEQNLDIKLTKKEFLLLKFMLENRGRVCQFDEILNAVYEYDKGSKDSLKAIIKELRKKCEFLALENSFGLGYILK; this is encoded by the coding sequence TTGGAGTTAAATTTAGTGCTAGAAATTTTAAAATCAAAAAGCGTTTTATATGCAGAAGATGAGCCAAGTGTCGCAAACGAGGTTATAGTTCTTTTGAATATGTTTTTTAAAGAGGTTTTTTATGCAAAAAACGGGAAAGAGGTTTTAGAAATTTATAAAGAAAAAGCCCCCGATATTTTGTTGCTTGACGTATCTATGCCTGTTTTAGACGGACTGGAAGCGCTTAAAGCTATAAGAAAAAACGATAAAGATACCGTTGCCGTTATGCTTACCGCTTTTGATGATAAAAGCACTCTTTTAAGGGCTGTAGAGCTAAATATAACAAAATTTTTAGTAAAGCCTTTTAATAAACAAAATTTTATATCTATGCTTGAAAGTTGTGCTAAAAAATTTAGTCCAAAAGATATAAAAATAGATGAAATCCACACTCTATCGCTTGAAAATATGACTATACAAAGCGAGCAAAATTTAGACATAAAGCTTACTAAAAAAGAGTTTTTACTGCTTAAGTTTATGCTTGAAAATAGAGGCAGAGTTTGTCAATTTGATGAAATTTTAAATGCGGTTTACGAGTATGATAAGGGTAGCAAAGACAGCTTAAAAGCTATAATTAAAGAGCTAAGGAAAAAATGTGAATTTCTAGCTCTTGAAAACTCTTTCGGGCTAGGGTATATACTTAAGTGA
- the pstA gene encoding phosphate ABC transporter permease PstA has translation MQNPFIAKDAKARKLKSKIFKGLSKFSFIFCIGFLLLFLSVLVKTAMPEFTRHYVKIDITVTEKLLQNPYSLPNAEKKYISRAWLRNLPNLIKQDDLKIGETKSYEAIANADTDSFLKHNFTKFGDDDRKAIFKLVEKGVIVSKFNSDFFTKGDSKIPENAGFASAIIGSALAMTVAMGLAFPIGVASAIYLEKFAKDSKFTKFIEININNLNAVPSIIFGLLGLAVFINFFGMPRSSTLVGGLVLAVMSLPVVIVSTRSALKMVPESISQAGYALGLTKLQVLKDHVLPNAFSGILTGLIMALAGAIGETAPLIIVGMIAFVPEIATNVLNPSTVMPAQIYMWSSSPERIYVEKTSAAILVLLLTTFTLNLAAIIIRSQMQNNKN, from the coding sequence ATGCAAAATCCGTTCATAGCAAAAGATGCGAAAGCAAGGAAGTTAAAAAGCAAAATTTTTAAAGGCTTATCAAAATTTTCATTTATATTTTGTATAGGCTTTTTACTACTTTTTTTATCGGTTCTTGTTAAAACCGCAATGCCTGAATTTACTAGACACTACGTAAAAATAGATATAACCGTCACCGAAAAACTGCTTCAAAATCCATACTCTTTGCCAAACGCAGAGAAAAAATACATATCTCGCGCTTGGCTTAGAAATTTACCGAATTTAATAAAACAAGATGATCTTAAAATAGGCGAAACCAAAAGCTACGAAGCAATCGCAAACGCCGATACGGATAGCTTTTTAAAGCATAATTTCACAAAATTCGGCGATGATGATAGAAAGGCTATATTTAAGCTAGTTGAAAAGGGCGTGATAGTAAGCAAATTTAATAGCGACTTTTTCACAAAAGGAGACTCTAAAATACCGGAAAACGCAGGCTTTGCGTCGGCGATAATAGGAAGCGCGCTAGCTATGACAGTGGCTATGGGACTTGCTTTTCCTATCGGAGTTGCGAGTGCAATTTATCTTGAAAAATTTGCAAAAGACAGCAAATTTACAAAATTTATCGAGATAAATATAAACAACCTAAACGCTGTTCCTTCTATCATATTTGGACTTTTGGGACTTGCCGTTTTTATAAATTTCTTCGGCATGCCAAGAAGCTCAACTCTAGTAGGAGGTCTTGTGCTAGCCGTAATGAGCCTACCGGTAGTCATAGTAAGCACAAGAAGCGCGCTTAAAATGGTGCCTGAGAGCATATCTCAAGCCGGATACGCACTTGGGCTTACAAAGCTTCAAGTGCTAAAAGATCACGTCTTACCAAACGCATTTAGCGGAATTTTAACCGGACTTATCATGGCTTTAGCAGGCGCTATCGGCGAAACCGCACCGCTTATAATAGTAGGCATGATAGCTTTTGTGCCTGAAATCGCTACAAACGTGCTAAATCCTTCAACCGTAATGCCGGCTCAAATTTACATGTGGTCCTCAAGTCCCGAGCGAATTTATGTAGAAAAAACAAGTGCGGCTATTTTAGTGCTTTTACTTACGACATTTACACTAAATTTAGCCGCCATCATTATAAGAAGCCAAATGCAAAACAATAAAAACTAA
- a CDS encoding substrate-binding domain-containing protein yields the protein MKISKALILTSLICGVTLADQIKLAGSSTVFPFASYVAEEFAVVKNKKTPIVESIGTGGGFKVFCSSQDKNSIDIANASRPMKMSEFEECLKNGIEDISGYMIGYDGIVFAMGKQNGELNLSKEQIFLALAKEVPIDGKLVANPYKKWSDIDSSLSSKPIVIYGPPTTSGTRDSFEEQLMQKASKSFKEYGDKSGKYSQIRDDGVYIPSGENDNLIIAKLAQNKNAFGIFGYGFLAENKDKVAAVKIDGVAPNENSVSDGSYKLARSLYFYVKNQNRAKNKEINDFIDMFISEAMIGDEGVLKTIGLIPADSQTFTKMKQNVTEPIRLTKEMIKSGEVIK from the coding sequence ATGAAAATTTCAAAGGCTTTAATCTTAACTTCGCTAATTTGCGGAGTAACCTTGGCAGATCAGATAAAGCTAGCCGGCAGCTCAACGGTATTTCCTTTTGCAAGTTATGTTGCGGAGGAATTTGCGGTTGTAAAAAATAAAAAGACCCCGATAGTAGAGAGTATCGGTACGGGCGGAGGCTTTAAGGTGTTTTGTTCGTCACAAGACAAAAACAGCATAGACATAGCAAACGCATCTCGTCCTATGAAAATGAGCGAGTTTGAAGAGTGTCTAAAAAACGGCATAGAGGATATCAGCGGATATATGATCGGATATGACGGGATCGTTTTTGCTATGGGTAAGCAAAACGGCGAACTAAATCTAAGCAAAGAACAAATTTTCCTAGCGCTTGCAAAAGAGGTTCCAATTGATGGCAAATTAGTAGCAAATCCGTATAAAAAATGGAGCGATATAGATAGCTCTCTTAGCTCTAAACCTATCGTTATATACGGACCTCCGACAACTTCGGGAACTAGAGATAGCTTTGAAGAGCAACTCATGCAAAAAGCCTCAAAAAGCTTTAAAGAGTATGGTGATAAGTCAGGAAAATACAGCCAAATTAGAGACGATGGAGTCTATATCCCATCAGGCGAAAACGACAACCTAATCATCGCAAAACTAGCCCAAAACAAAAACGCATTTGGAATTTTCGGATACGGCTTTTTAGCAGAAAACAAAGACAAAGTCGCAGCCGTAAAGATAGACGGTGTAGCACCGAATGAAAATAGCGTTAGCGACGGTAGCTACAAGCTTGCAAGAAGTCTTTATTTCTACGTTAAAAACCAAAACAGAGCAAAAAACAAAGAGATAAATGATTTTATAGATATGTTTATAAGCGAAGCGATGATAGGAGATGAAGGGGTGCTAAAAACCATCGGATTAATCCCTGCAGATAGCCAAACTTTTACAAAGATGAAGCAAAACGTAACAGAGCCTATTAGGCTTACTAAAGAGATGATAAAAAGCGGTGAAGTTATAAAATAA
- a CDS encoding response regulator transcription factor, producing the protein MSALIALIDDEKDLLDILEYHLQKAGFEVVGFSGVSKVEQFLEEESVDLLIVDRNLIYAEGAVFVKELRNKGFNTPVIFLSAKDSKEAKLEGFEAGGDDYITKPFDVDDLIVRVKAVLKRTKGESKIYKFKDIVINCETKQVFVAGNEINLSKLEMNLLIEFIKNQNIVLSRDYLWDKIWDGEEISEKTINIAIKRLRQKLGNSDYIVSVRAQGYKIC; encoded by the coding sequence ATGTCTGCACTGATAGCTTTGATCGACGATGAAAAGGACCTTTTGGATATTTTAGAGTATCATTTGCAAAAGGCGGGATTTGAAGTTGTAGGCTTTAGCGGCGTATCAAAGGTCGAGCAATTTTTAGAAGAGGAGAGTGTTGATCTTTTGATAGTGGATAGAAATTTAATCTATGCCGAGGGAGCTGTTTTTGTAAAAGAGCTTAGAAACAAAGGCTTTAATACGCCCGTTATATTTCTTAGCGCAAAAGATAGCAAAGAGGCTAAGCTTGAGGGTTTTGAAGCAGGCGGAGATGACTATATCACAAAGCCTTTTGATGTGGATGATCTTATAGTTAGAGTTAAGGCTGTTTTAAAGCGAACAAAGGGTGAAAGCAAGATATACAAATTTAAAGATATAGTTATAAATTGCGAAACTAAGCAAGTTTTTGTAGCCGGTAACGAGATAAATTTAAGCAAGCTTGAGATGAATTTGCTTATAGAGTTTATAAAAAATCAAAATATAGTTTTAAGCAGAGATTATCTTTGGGATAAAATTTGGGACGGCGAAGAGATAAGCGAAAAGACGATAAATATCGCCATAAAACGCCTTAGGCAAAAGCTTGGAAATAGCGACTATATAGTTTCGGTTAGGGCTCAAGGATATAAGATATGCTAG
- a CDS encoding sensor histidine kinase: MKLSIKIKTLSVVLVIFMMFLSVFSYLRYENMKSISQNNIQTTNFRLQNLIKRNISSLNEFLHNRAEANFNSTGVRHALRNSLSNELYALSLGRYKILSKENIFLKQMAFFDNNFNLVTKMNDSINWPMIKGWNDGFYLYKDEVLFISSTKNEDGYLVFIFDARHFLDLIEKEGYIKAKFVLDSELNSFKKAKIGILDRVSNPFLSFENLYMFEDKLTLMHKFNIDFLDSKSGYIVVFEDMSALNKDIKKAFYVTVGVGFIMFVSAFLILNYAFNVLIKRLEISECSLAFANENLKNEVKTQTEQIIQKERVMIHQNRLASMGEMLSNISHQWKQPLSALSAIITKLDLMNDVSEIKREDLRENLSRSSQIIDFMSKTITDFKLFFAKESEKRVFSIKEECDKTINLVSALLSSKSIDIKREYRSNFEILGYAGEFSQVVLNLITNAKDAILQNSVVDGIITISIYEDEKFVKVSVKDNAGGIKVEPIDKIYEPYFSTKDNKIGTGIGLYMSKTIIEERFGGTLTAGNLDGGAIFEIILPKTS, translated from the coding sequence GTGAAGCTATCTATAAAAATTAAAACACTAAGCGTTGTTTTGGTTATTTTTATGATGTTTTTATCGGTATTTTCATATCTTCGTTATGAAAACATGAAGAGCATAAGTCAAAATAACATACAAACTACAAATTTTAGACTTCAAAATCTAATCAAGCGCAACATATCTAGCCTTAATGAGTTTTTACATAATAGAGCCGAAGCCAATTTCAACTCTACAGGTGTTAGGCATGCCTTGAGAAATTCTCTTTCAAATGAGCTTTACGCGCTTAGTTTAGGTAGGTATAAAATTTTGTCCAAAGAGAATATTTTTCTAAAACAGATGGCGTTTTTTGATAATAATTTTAATCTCGTAACAAAGATGAACGATAGTATAAATTGGCCTATGATAAAGGGATGGAATGATGGATTTTATCTATATAAAGATGAGGTTTTGTTTATAAGCTCTACAAAAAATGAGGATGGATATCTTGTTTTTATTTTTGACGCAAGGCATTTTTTGGATCTTATCGAAAAAGAGGGTTATATCAAGGCTAAATTTGTTCTTGATTCCGAGCTTAATAGTTTTAAGAAGGCTAAAATAGGCATACTTGATAGAGTGTCAAATCCGTTTTTATCTTTTGAAAATTTATATATGTTTGAAGATAAACTTACTTTGATGCATAAATTTAATATAGATTTTTTGGATAGCAAAAGCGGATATATCGTAGTTTTTGAGGATATGTCAGCACTAAATAAAGATATAAAAAAGGCTTTTTACGTAACTGTTGGCGTTGGGTTTATTATGTTTGTGAGTGCTTTTTTGATACTTAATTACGCTTTTAACGTTTTGATTAAAAGGCTTGAGATAAGCGAGTGCAGTTTAGCCTTTGCAAATGAAAATTTAAAAAACGAGGTAAAAACCCAAACCGAGCAGATCATACAAAAAGAGCGAGTTATGATACATCAAAACCGCTTAGCAAGTATGGGTGAGATGCTCTCAAATATCTCTCATCAGTGGAAGCAGCCTCTAAGCGCACTTTCTGCAATCATCACAAAGCTTGATCTTATGAATGACGTGAGCGAGATTAAAAGAGAGGATTTGAGAGAAAATTTGAGCAGGTCTTCACAGATAATTGATTTTATGTCAAAAACAATCACTGATTTTAAGCTATTTTTTGCAAAAGAGAGTGAAAAAAGAGTTTTTAGTATCAAAGAAGAGTGCGATAAGACTATAAATCTTGTAAGTGCGCTTTTAAGCTCAAAGTCAATAGATATCAAAAGAGAGTATAGGTCAAATTTTGAAATTTTAGGCTATGCCGGGGAGTTTTCTCAAGTAGTCTTAAATCTTATCACTAACGCCAAGGATGCTATCTTGCAAAATAGCGTGGTAGATGGAATTATAACTATTAGCATTTATGAAGATGAAAAATTTGTAAAAGTGAGTGTAAAAGATAACGCAGGAGGCATTAAGGTTGAACCGATAGATAAAATTTATGAGCCTTATTTTAGCACCAAAGACAATAAAATAGGCACCGGAATAGGACTTTATATGAGTAAAACAATTATAGAAGAGCGATTTGGCGGCACTTTAACCGCTGGAAATTTAGACGGCGGTGCAATATTTGAGATAATTTTGCCTAAAACCTCTTAA